Below is a genomic region from Triticum dicoccoides isolate Atlit2015 ecotype Zavitan chromosome 5A, WEW_v2.0, whole genome shotgun sequence.
CATGCACTAAAATTTGCCATGGTTTATCTAATAAATAATTGCCATGattaaatactaaaattgccatgatacataaaCTAAAATTATCATGATGAATTGCTAAAAAATTGCAATGATACATGAATTAAATTTGTGATGGTTAATTGCCATGGTCAATTAattaaattttccatgaaaaataGTTGAAATAGCTTTAAACCTAGAAGAAAGAATAGATGAAACATATATCATGACAACTTTAGTAAAAACATTATGCTGACTTTAGTGTAACATCGATAAAAAAATAGTCTAAACATATCAATATGAAATCTAATTTGGAAGATCTCGAACTAGTTTTGATGATCTCTTTGAGACAAATTTAATGATCAAAATGGATATTTAATCAGATATTTTTAAAAGTTAAAAACATTTTGAAGTCACTAAAATATCCGCTAATTCTGATGCGGCAAAATGGTTGGTTATAAAGGCGTTTGGACGATGTTGCTTCATGTGAAGCGTGTGGCACTTGTCATGAAAAAAAATCATCTAGTCTCAGTACTACCCCCTCCGTtcctaagtataagtttttatagagatttcaatatagactacatacagagcaaaataaatgaacttcactctaaaatgcatctacatatatttgtatgtggttcatagtgaaatctttccaaagacttatatttaggaacggaggggtaGAACCCAGAGGTGACAAAATTCGTGCTTATCATGGGTGGCAAAATTTTACACCGGAACAGGGAGCCGCGGCCGATCCTCTTTATTTGAAGCAGCTGGAAGGTACACATAGTAGTACTACTACGCTATTTTACAGCGGATCTCGGTCACCGTCGTGGCCGGCGGCCCTGCGCGCGCTTACTCACACGAAGGGAGGCGGGACGTCGGACGGCTGCGGAGGCACCACCTCGGGCGGGGTGCGCGGTGGGTCCACCTCCGGCGGCGGCGTCGGGATCACGTCGGGGTTCGGCGGCACGGCCGGGATCTCCGGCCTCGGCGGCGATGGCACGAACGGCCCCGGCTGCTCTGGGCTGGGAGGCGTGCCCGGCACCGGCGCGCCAGGCATCGGCACGTCCACGCCCGGGGGCGCGTTGAACTCCGGCGGCATGTCGATGCCTGGCATCTCCTGCGGCGGCCGCGCCGTGCCCGGCATCTCCTCGGGCGGCTGGGCCGTGGCCGGCACCTCCTCGGGCGACGGCACCGCGGGGAACCCCGGCGGCGTCGGCCCCGGAGGAAACCCCGGCGGCGTGGTGGAGCTGCACCGGACGCCCACGCGCCGACCGGAGCACGCCGTGCCGCGCAGGCGAGAGCGCAGGCCGCTGctccccgcggccgcggccgccgTGCACCAGGCCGGCAGCGACGCCCTCGCGAGGCTCACCGACATCATCACCTGCTGCCCGGAGCTAAGCCAAGGTCGATGATACAGTCTACAAAAGCAAAAGCGGGTGCGCAACTGCGCAAGGAGAGAACCACGGAGCAGAGGCAAGCGGCAGTGCCGACGCACTTTAACGGCCTTCACGTCGACACGCGTTCGGCGAGGAGACGCGCGGCGCGCGCCATGGCACGTGGCCCGCGCGCCGCGTGCCGGGACGAGGCGGACACGTGCCCGCATGGCCGGACGATCGAGTTTCGGTACTGCCTGGTCGGTCGACTCCAAGCTTATCACTTTCAGAGAGTGATAAAAATTGATCCCCGGAGAATGATCTTGAAGTAAAAGTAATAGTAATAATCTTGGAGCAGATCAGTGAGTAGATGGATTTACATTTACATAGATAGAAAAGGCAAGGCCAGCACTAGTTGTAGTAATTCAGGAGAGTCAATGGCCCAACGCTACTGGACTGGAGTCTTGAGGAAGGCGATGACGTGCGCTGCAGAGCTCTCTCTACGTCGGCAATGGAGCTGGAGCTGCTGCTGCATCGACTACACAAGACGAACGAACAAAATTCTTCTCTTGCCGAAAGGAAAAAACAGAGAGCTCCACGGCACATCGGCCTCCATTATTTCGCAGCGCCATGCGGTGTTCGTCTGTCTGGACTGGACCGGACCGGAGTCACCTCGATGAGTGATGATTAAGCCGTCGGCGAGACGAGGATCGGACTCAGGAGGAGAGCAGgcggcggagctggaggaggtgctcCTCGTTGGAGATGTTGAGGGAGAGGCGCAGGTTGGTGAGCAGCGACTCCTGCTCCCACGTCAGCGGCCCGGACGCGTGCAGCGCGCGCACCGTCGACCGGTACGCCTCCAGCTCCAGCTCGTGCACGTCCACGCCCGCCGGCCCGCCGTCGCTCAGCGCGCCGTCCGAGTCCGACGACGACCACGCGGCGCGCGGGGAGGCGGCCACCACGCGCGACTGTGCGTCGCCGCGCCCCACGGAGCAGCAGCCCCCGTGCCGGCCGCTGCTGACGCCGACGCCGCCAGCGTCGTCGTTCGCGGCGCTGCAGCTCGCCACCGAGCACTCCGCGGCGGCGGCCTCTTCCCTGGCCACCTGGAAGAGTCTCCTCTGGCTTGGCTGAGGAGAGAAATCAAGAACTTCGGACGATTTCCTCTTCTTGCCTGATCTTCTCAGCACATCAGCAGGCAGCTGCTTGCCCCTTCGGGTCACCTGGAGAAGATGGATAAACAGTGAGAAAAGTTTGAGAAATTGCACAACTGTTGAACAGTCGGAAGAAAGTGTGACGCCTCAGTTACAGACAGAAGTCTGGCAGTGGACAAATTATGAGATTTGGTGGCAATTTGTACAATTCATTCATGGTGGTGCCGACCAACATATTGTATCTATCGTCAGTGTGTGCGTTTGCTTCCTTCAGAGCTTAGGTACAGGTTGAATTACTTCAACTGAGCTACATTTTTCCTCCTTAAAAGCAGCAAATGCTTCAACTGCTTGGTAGCTACATTTGCAGAGAAAAACAGAAAAGCAATGCGCAGGAACACCTCCACTACTCATCAAAAGTAGTGAAATCAAGCTGAGTTGATCCCATCTCAGCCGTGCTAGTTCAAAATTGCCCATCAAGCATGTGGACTTGATATAAGCATTTTCCAGGACTTGATTAAAGTACTGAACTCTGCAAACCTTTTCCCTTCCTTCTAGTCTTCTAGGGCATGGCTATTTCAGCACAAGCTAAAAAAACTCATGTCTACGGCCGGTCTAGTCCTCCCCTTCTACTTCTAAAGGTGCCTAGCAGTGACCATATTCCTAGAGTACCGAAATAACAAGCAGCTTCATGGGTAGTAAGTAGCAAGAAAGAATTCTAAGTAACAACAATGGATATATAATGTGACCAGAAACATCATGAAAGAGTATGAACTATTAACTGTCGAATAAGCGACTCATTTCAGAGATGAAAAGTACCACATTTACATGCTGCAGGAACTAACTGGATGTTGCTTACCTTGTTATCAGCTGCAGGGAACTGCTTGCCATAAGGAGGAGCTGTGGGAGCATCTTGTGGTTGTGGAACCCTCAAGCTAGAAATGTGGAACTCTTTCAACTGGATGCAGTCGGCGAGCCTGATGACAAAGTAATCATTCTTCACAATCTTTGCAATCTTGCCAAGCTTCCATGTGTTATGATCAAACACCTCGGTCACATCTCCAATGATCCATCTGCATCTTGTCTGATGAACAACAGCTGGTTGGTTTGGCCTGAAACCATAGCCCCTCTGCACCGTGACCGGATCGGCCTCCCTAAAACTGTTTTTCAGCTTCATGATTCTACTCCTGCACAATGGGAGGTAGTAACAAGGTCAAGATATGCACCGGCAGAGCAGCACTGAAAAGAAAGGACATAAATATAATATAATCTTGTTCTCCCTTAATGGATCCAACCAAAAAACAGGATAATTGTGATTGATCATATGCAAATATCTGAATATGTCATAGCAAAAATTGACTAGTCGTCCACTGCCAATCAATTTCGGCATGGGAAAGGATCACCAATGATCTACAGAAAAATTCTGATTGTATGTGTACATGTCCATGTAGTTAAACTGAATTGGGACAAAGAGTCAACACCAATTCAGATCCATCTCCCTGTAGGAGCTCAGAACATGAACAGCTGCTCAAATTCAGAAGTTTCATCAACGTAGGAACAGAACCAAATTGGACCCCTTTAACACAAAAAAACAGAACAGAAGTAAACACCTAATCCAGGCtaaaccgatcgatctcccaatccAGATCCACTGGCATATTCATGGACGCATCAGAACCAGGAACACACGAGATCGATCAACAGAGAACACACACAAGAACGGAAGGAAATTCCGGCGCAAGGAAACCCAACAAACCAAGTCATCATCAGGACAGAAAAAGGATCAGTTTTCGTCAACAAGAAACATTCAGCAGTTACCAACTTGACTTGGTTTCATTCAGTTCTCGTTTTACCCCAATACTCGATCGGGATTCCCAGCTAAAAAAGACGAAGCACAAAACAAGGTGGAAACCAAGAGCAATCCATCCACAGAACTCGGAACACTTGCAGCCGGTGGAAAAAAACACAAACATTGGGCATTGACGATCCAAAGCCATCAAAGGCCGGGAAATGGCTGCGTGCAGAAACAACAAGAGCAGTCCGGAGAGAAACAGATTGGTACATCGAACTGGAAACGGGCAGCGGGCAGCTCGGATTGGGATCAGGAAGTGCAGGGGATCCATCCGATCCTCGCCGGACAATCCCATCAAGATGCAGAAATTAAACGGGGAAGTAATCCAGTCGTCACCAACCTGCGGCAGAGCTGTGGGTGGATGCGGCTTGGCCAATCCCAGGAACGGGAGAGGAGAGGAAGCAAGGCAACCTCGGTATGGTGAGTGcgaatcctcctcctcctctgataGATTAATCCCCAATTGGGTTGCTCCTCCAACCCAACCCAATTGGGATTAAGCCGCGGGGGCGAGggcagagggagggagggaggagacagGCAGCACTTGTTTCTGGTAAAAGGAAAAAAGGGAAATAAAACCGAGCTGCGGAGAAATCACCACCACCGAACCCCAAGAATAGAAAGCGAGGAGATTTGGAAGGAGCAATAGTGGAGAGAAATTTGGAGACTGATCGGCGACCAACCTGGGAGGGGCGGAGGAGGATTAATCAGTAATCGCTGGGGCGGTTACGGGGCGAATGAGGTGGATGGATGGACGGAGGGAGGGCCAGCCGGGCCTCCCCTTGGAACTGGCGTGCTTTCTTGCTGCTTGCTGATGGTTGTTCTTTCCTTCTGTTGTGTTCTTGGCTCTTGTTTCCTCCCTCCTTCTCTACATTTTTTTTCTGATTATTTTATGCCTCCTTAAAATAGGTTACTTTTTGAGCATTGGCTAATGGAGATGTTTGATGTGAGCTGCCAATTGATGTCTTGACTAGCAATGTGcttgtgcgttgcaacggatccaaagtaaaatacatgttcacaaatttgaaaaaaaaacactctagttttgatatacatatatcactaaaaaatatattgtgtttcactcaaaatatactcctcgggttgttttgatgaggtgagagagggatgtggttggtttcaagatactaatgggttttctgcaaattggagcatagGAGTGGGATTCTTGTAAAaaggccacaacttacctcacagtcgttagatgcacatctaatggtcagaaatgacggatgaaaGACACGCCATCATcatcaactgagtcttttataagagtagagaaatgcTGATGAATGGCACGAGTTGGGGAGTCTAGCTGAAGGTCCCGCATGTCGGGTCGGGTCACGAATTTGAAACATCTTACCATTGATTTTGTGAGAAACGACGTGGATGATGTGCTCTTTGCAATTCGCAAAGACCAGAATTTGTTGGCCTGGTTATGTGAAAAAAGCAGGCTAAAATATTTTTGTCTCGCTTCTCGAACGAGCAACTAGCTAAACTCGAAGAGCACAAAAGGCCACATCACAGCCGAAGCCGAACACCTTGAGAGAACGACCATAATatcatcatcccaactagatctacGCACCATCCATCAAAAATGCCGACGAAATGACAAGTGGAAGGTGGGAACCATCCGAACCCGACCAAGGAAGACGTTGTTTAAGGGCCTATTCGACAGCTCTCCGCTCCTGGAGCGGTCGGAGCGGGAGCGTCCCAGCGCCTATTTGCGCGGAGTGGCCAAAGTGGCGCTCCGTGTACTCCTATATTTTGCGGAGCTAGATGATTGCCGAACAGGCTCTAAGAGGGGCCAGCGATGGAGTACATTGTGCCCCAAAGGTTCATGCCCACGCTTCACAGTAGTGACCACCGTCGAAGCAACGCAACCCCTCCCcgccacgcgcgcgcacacacaccgcAGCACTTACATAATTCATGGTAGCACATGGTATGTGTGCCTAGTAAATTAAGATTGAAATTAGAGGGGAGAAACAACAATTGCGTGATGGAAAAAATTATTATCACCAAGTGAAACACGCGTGAAGTGCTTTCGTGCAGTGTACTGCTACCCACCCAGGCCAAGGGTATGTATGCTTCACGTTCTCCTGGGAGAATTGGCGACGAGAACAATGCTGCATCTCGCTAGCGAGGTTGCTTCCTGGTGTGATAATTGTGCGACAGCTTTCCTCGTTGGTGTGTTTAAGCTAAGCTAATATTATCATCTGATGCTTCACCCTAAGCCTAATTTAAGACAAGAAAACAAGTCTACAACAACACCAGGCTGGTTTAGCGTCTTGCAGGTTATTACTACTTTCTTTCTGATGAATTGTTTCTGGAGAAGTACTTCGGTACAACCCCCCCTCCCCCTAAAACGTATATTGGGTAGGATGGTCGTTTCATCTTTGATATAGGAATACCCGCCCGTCGCCGTACGTCCACCCGCGTTGCCGTACACATGTCTGTGTATGCCGCACCCGTCGTCCGTACACTAGCCCCCCCTATACCATACGTCGCCGTTGTATACTGATCAACTAATTATTTTAGGGATGATGTTTCATGATGTTCGATTGATCTTAGAATTTGTTTGACATGTACAGATGGAGAAGGAGACCGATTATGATGGCGATGATTACGACGACGACAACGGATCCTCGTCATTGAATATGGACCAACCTGCAAGTTTCGATGAACCTTATAGTGGCAATGTAAGTATGATCAACATTGATAAAAAAAACATTAAAGACGATCAACCGCATAGACACTTACATGTATTTTTTCGCATCATGCAACTACATGATGATAACGATGATGATTTGGATATAGATGATTCATTTGCTGAAAGTGCACTCCAGGTATGTTTTAAAATATGTAGGACAAGAAATGACATAATTACTGCATGAGCACTTACATGTATTTTTTTGAAATGTGCGCAGATGGACGCGGACGGGGACTTTGAGAGGAATATTGTGGATGATGAAAGTGACAAATAGCACGTTGATGCATCTCATGATGACAGCTCAAGCAAAGTAAGTTTTGAAACTTACATATATTAAATATTAAAATAATAACTGACTGACATACATGGTTATATGCCTTATTTTTACAGGGAGATGTTAATGGTCCTAGCGGGATGGATGagcatgttgttgatgatgattttAATTTTGACATCGCATTTGATGAATATCAACAAGATTCATTGGACAGGTATTGGAAGGTGATGAGGAAGACGTTCAGGTCATTAGGAGAGGCTTACACTTTCTATAACCAGTACGCTAAGGACCATGGTTTCAGTGTTAGAAAGGACTCGCGGAAATTTTTGAAAGGTCCTGAGGGAGGTATGCGCTTGAGGAGGTATCTGTGTTCGAGAGCTGGAAAACGACAGGTAAAATTTTGTACAATGGAAGGCaggactgttggggaacatagcaagcaatttcaaaaaaattcctacgatcacgcaagatctatctaagatatgcatagcaacgagagaaggggagagtgtgtccacgtaccctcgtagaccgaaagcggaagtgttagttaacgcggttgatgtagtcgaacgtcttcgcgatccaaccgatcaagtaccgaacgtacgtcacctccgagttcagcatacgttcagctcgatgacgtccctcgaactcttgatctagcagagggtcgaggaagagttctgtcagcacgacggcatggtgacggtgatggtgatgtgatccgcgcagggcttcgcctaagcactacgacgctatgaccggaggagtaaactgtggaggggggcaccgcacacggctaagagaacaatttttGTGCCTTTGGGGTCCCCCccgccccgtatataaagaaggtaaggaggaggccgaccacaaggggcgcgccaaggagaggggagtcctagtaggattcggccccccttttttccttctaccggaggggggaaaggggaagtagagggagtaggagaaggaaagggggtgacgcccccttccctagtccaatccggcctcctcccttgtggggggaacaccagccccttgtgagctggttagcctccctcctatggcccatatggcccatatctttccccggggggttccgataacccctctgATACTCTGGTATGTACCTGATACactccagaacccttccggtgttcgaatactaccttccaatatatcaatatttacatctcgaccatttcgagactcctcgtcatgtacgtgatctcatccgggactccgaacaaactttgttcaccaaaacacataactcata
It encodes:
- the LOC119298175 gene encoding vegetative cell wall protein gp1-like; protein product: MMSVSLARASLPAWCTAAAAAGSSGLRSRLRGTACSGRRVGVRCSSTTPPGFPPGPTPPGFPAVPSPEEVPATAQPPEEMPGTARPPQEMPGIDMPPEFNAPPGVDVPMPGAPVPGTPPSPEQPGPFVPSPPRPEIPAVPPNPDVIPTPPPEVDPPRTPPEVVPPQPSDVPPPFV
- the LOC119303533 gene encoding uncharacterized protein LOC119303533, yielding MKLKNSFREADPVTVQRGYGFRPNQPAVVHQTRCRWIIGDVTEVFDHNTWKLGKIAKIVKNDYFVIRLADCIQLKEFHISSLRVPQPQDAPTAPPYGKQFPAADNKVTRRGKQLPADVLRRSGKKRKSSEVLDFSPQPSQRRLFQVAREEAAAAECSVASCSAANDDAGGVGVSSGRHGGCCSVGRGDAQSRVVAASPRAAWSSSDSDGALSDGGPAGVDVHELELEAYRSTVRALHASGPLTWEQESLLTNLRLSLNISNEEHLLQLRRLLSS